A window of the Amycolatopsis solani genome harbors these coding sequences:
- a CDS encoding AAA family ATPase, with amino-acid sequence MTSRIQSAAPGSGEQASGRPPYPAESTGNGRAPGRPARVSLDELHETARRIAANVERVLVGKPDVIRIALVTLLAEGHLLVEDVPGVGKTSLAKALARSIDCTVSRIQFTPDLLPSDVTGVSIYNRQTGGFEFRPGPVFANIVVGDEINRASPKTQSALLECMEEHQVTVDTSTYHLDEPFMVIATQNPIEMEGTYALPEAQRDRFTARVSIGYPDQQAELAMVDEHAGHNPMDDLQPVSDGETVHRLIETVRGVHMAPEVRRYAVDVVAATRQVPEIRLGASPRATLHLVRAARAQAALSGRDYVVPDDLHTVAVPVLAHRLVLTTEAHAARRSATDVVRAVLHRVPVPQGSRP; translated from the coding sequence GTGACGTCGAGAATCCAGTCTGCGGCGCCCGGATCGGGCGAGCAGGCATCCGGGCGGCCGCCTTACCCGGCGGAGTCCACGGGCAACGGCCGGGCCCCCGGCCGCCCCGCGAGAGTGTCGCTGGACGAGCTGCACGAAACCGCCCGGCGGATCGCCGCCAACGTGGAGCGGGTGCTGGTCGGCAAGCCCGACGTCATCCGGATCGCGCTGGTCACCCTGCTCGCCGAAGGCCACCTGCTGGTCGAGGACGTGCCCGGCGTCGGCAAGACGTCGCTGGCCAAGGCCCTCGCCCGGTCGATCGACTGCACGGTCAGCCGCATCCAGTTCACCCCGGACCTGCTGCCGAGCGACGTCACCGGCGTCTCCATCTACAACCGGCAGACCGGCGGGTTCGAGTTCCGGCCCGGCCCGGTGTTCGCGAACATCGTGGTCGGCGACGAGATCAACCGCGCCTCGCCGAAGACGCAGTCGGCGCTGCTGGAGTGCATGGAAGAGCACCAGGTCACCGTCGACACCTCGACCTACCACCTCGACGAGCCGTTCATGGTGATCGCCACCCAGAACCCGATCGAGATGGAAGGCACCTACGCCCTCCCCGAGGCCCAGCGCGACCGCTTCACCGCGCGCGTCTCCATCGGCTACCCCGACCAGCAGGCCGAGCTGGCCATGGTCGACGAGCACGCCGGCCACAACCCGATGGACGACCTGCAGCCGGTGTCCGACGGCGAGACCGTGCACCGCCTGATCGAGACGGTCCGGGGCGTGCACATGGCGCCGGAGGTCCGCCGGTACGCCGTCGACGTCGTCGCGGCCACCCGGCAGGTCCCGGAGATCCGCCTCGGCGCCTCCCCGCGCGCGACGCTGCACCTCGTCCGCGCCGCGCGGGCGCAGGCGGCGCTGTCGGGCCGCGACTACGTCGTCCCGGACGACCTGCACACGGTCGCGGTCCCGGTGCTGGCGCACCGCCTGGTGCTGACCACCGAGGCCCACGCGGCGCGGCGGTCGGCGACCGACGTCGTGCGCGCGGTGCTGCACCGGGTGCCGGTGCCGCAGGGCTCCCGGCCCTGA
- a CDS encoding DUF3558 domain-containing protein, producing MADRLRLWWVPVVLVALAGCGQASPRTEIGHVTSSPPSSPPPVAWTGLAAIDPCTLLGPQDRSAAGVSVLGKPKEIAGARACDWTVPGTFGVTVTLSETDGLADLEVAKKTATKTTVGSHPALKVMDKKAADGTCAVLLGVGDAASVQIDVSNSGFSDTPLACRRAGTVAGLVEPKLP from the coding sequence GTGGCTGATCGCTTGCGGCTGTGGTGGGTCCCGGTCGTGCTCGTGGCGCTCGCCGGCTGCGGGCAGGCGTCGCCGCGGACCGAGATCGGCCACGTCACGTCGTCCCCTCCTTCTTCACCGCCCCCTGTCGCGTGGACCGGCCTGGCCGCGATCGACCCCTGCACGCTGCTCGGTCCGCAGGACCGCTCGGCCGCCGGGGTGAGCGTGCTCGGCAAGCCGAAGGAGATCGCCGGCGCCCGCGCGTGCGACTGGACCGTGCCCGGCACCTTCGGCGTCACCGTGACCCTCAGCGAGACCGACGGCCTGGCCGACCTCGAAGTCGCGAAGAAGACCGCGACCAAGACGACGGTCGGCAGCCACCCCGCGCTGAAGGTGATGGACAAGAAGGCCGCCGACGGCACCTGCGCCGTGCTGCTGGGGGTCGGCGACGCGGCCAGCGTCCAGATCGACGTCAGCAACTCCGGCTTCTCGGACACCCCGCTCGCGTGCCGCCGCGCGGGCACCGTGGCCGGCCTGGTCGAACCGAAACTGCCCTGA